One window of Pelmatolapia mariae isolate MD_Pm_ZW linkage group LG18, Pm_UMD_F_2, whole genome shotgun sequence genomic DNA carries:
- the myom1a gene encoding myomesin 1a (skelemin), whose amino-acid sequence MSASLQVTQKLQHQHQHQHEEKQQQHLYESSYYLSSKSSVSKQSFSTFKTTSHRKKISVKTEKGQEVVKLSPLPKRAKRTYLAMDKDKEVIGYVIPVFRANHDVVRGLMEAQEEEVTEEGINYVAMRNLFVREAREAMEVKVEKKTRSKHVRESAERLEMSRTMEEWLEFRKKMNPDSLTHRPEFIVKPRGQTVWEGKDVKLHCTVAGWPKPRIAWYKNNVLIYAKAHPEKYTAESNYNMHSLEIKNCDFFDTAKYHVSALNVKGEASAVASVVVKRFQEGVEPGPLDPKPHGFSPEHGVTFETTIIDKFEVAFGSEGETLSLGCTVIIYPTVKKYQPEVVWYRNSVPLKPSKWVHTHWSGERAVLTLVHLNKEDEGMYTLRVNTKSGYDTYAAYVFVRDADVEVEGVPVAPLDVRCHDANKDYVVVTWKQPAVEGSSSILGYYIDRCEVGTHHWAQCNEVPVKYARFPVTGLVEGRSYVFRVRAVNKAGVSHPSRVSEAVVAMDPSDRARLRAGPSAPWTGMIKFTEEDPTVGVVPGEPTDVVVTEATKSYVVLAWKPPAQRGHEGVMYYIEKRISGTDTWQRVNTGMPVKSPRFALFDLAEGKSYSFRVRCCNSAGVGEASESTGEVIVGDKLDLPSAPGNLVATRNTDTSVVVSWGASKDVQHLVGYYIECSVVGTDVWMPCNNKPVRQTRFVCHGLITGANYVFKVKAVNAAGYSQSSPNSDAVVVQAAISVPGKPTGVTLLEAFKDYMVLGWNAPANNGGADIRGYFVDYRTVKGGVAGKWHEMNHQALTTTSYKAENLKERLFYQFQVRAVNMAGVSKPSLPSAPLECKEWTITVPGVPVGLHVLEVRDTSVVVLWEPPVFDGRSPVNGYYLDVKEASAGEECWKGVHEKVNKMKYMKVTGLKGGASYVFHVRAQNLAGVGKPSAVLGPILAQTRPGTKEIYVDVDDDGVISMVFECSEMMEGSEFVWSKNYKEITDTSRLTIISERGKSRAIFNSPSLEDLGTFSCVVTNTDGISSSYTLTEEGLKRLLDISHDHKFPVIPFKNEMAMELLEKGRVRFWTQVEKCTSDCQVEYVFNDVIISQGKKYTMNFDKSTGIIEMFMDSLEVTDEGTFTFNLVDGKAKGTTSLVLIGDEFRELQKKSEFARAEWVRKQGPHFVEYLDFSVTPECDVLLKCKIGNVRPETEITWSKDCIEIAEDDEDAKKIERQDGELTFNIGKWVIKQEKKKEKKRKPPAEDVPPPPRPKISKHDAGVYEVFLRDERGKDKSTFNLTDAGYQAVMNELFRVIANSSSEIKVLSTEHGIVLYSTVTYYHEDLRVGWLHKDGKIAASERVKSGVTGDQLWLKINEPTEKDKGKYSMDIFDGKDGVKRAFDLTGQAWEEAFEEFQRLKAAAIAERNRARVVGGLPDVVAIQEGKSLNLTGNVWGEPVPEVSWTKNEKELVSDDHYKLKFEHNKFASITIAAVTTADSGKYALVVKNKYGTEAGEFTVSVYNPEEEESKEEKKD is encoded by the exons ATGTCAGCATCATTACAAGTGACGCAGAAGCTGCAGCATCAGCATCAACATCAACATgaggagaagcagcagcagcatctctaTGAGAGCAGCTATTACCTGAGCAGCAAGTCGTCTGTTAGCAAGCAGTCATTCTCGACTTTCAAGACCACCAGCCATCG CAAGAAGATCTCTGTGAAGACAGAGAAGGGGCAGGAGGTGGTTAAACTGAGCCCACTACCCAAGAGAGCCAAACGCACCTACCTGGCAATGGACAAGGACAAAGAAGTTATCGGCTATGTTATTCCGGTGTTTAGAGCCAA TCATGATGTAGTTCGGGGCTTAATGGAGGCCCAGGAGGAGGAGGTCACAGAAGAGGGCATCAACTATGTGGCCATGAGGAACCTGTTTGTCAGGGAGGCCAGGGAGGCCATGGAGGTGAAAGTGGAGAAGAAAACCAGGTCAAAGCATGTCAGGGAATCTGCTGAACGCCTGGAAATGAGCAGGACG ATGGAGGAATGGTTGGAGTTCCGTAAGAAAATGAACCCAGACAGCCTGACACACCGCCCAGAGTTCATTGTCAAGCCCCGTGGACAGACTGTTTGGGAGGGCAAGGATGTCAAGTTGCACTGCACCGTGGCTGGATGGCCCAAACCCAGGATTGCTTG GTATAAAAACAACGTCCTCATCTATGCCAAAGCCCACCCCGAGAAGTACACAGCTGAGAGCAATTACAACATGCACTCTCTGGAGATCAAGAA CTGTGATTTCTTCGACACTGCTAAGTATCATGTCTCTGCCCTCAATGTGAAAGGGGAAGCTTCTGCTGTGGCCTCTGTGGTTGTGAAAA GGTTCCAAGAGGGTGTTGAACCAGGTCCACTCGATCCTAAACCAC ATGGTTTTAGCCCTGAGCATGGTGTTACCTTTGAAACCACCATTATTGACAAATTTGAAGTGGCTTTTGGCTCTGAAGGGGAGACGTTGAGCCTTGGCTGCACTGTCATCATTTATCCCACTGTGAAAAAATACCAGCCTGAAGTCGTGTGGTACAGAAACT CTGTCCCATTAAAGCCCTCTAAGTGGGTGCACACTCACTGGTCTGGGGAACGTGCCGTACTCACTCTTGTCCACCTTAACAAAGAAGATGAGGGCATGTACACCCTGCGCGTCAACACCAAATCTGGCTATGATACCTATGCTGCCTACGTGTTTGTCAGAG ATGCCGATGTAGAGGTTGAGGGGGTTCCCGTAGCCCCCCTGGATGTGCGCTGTCATGATGCCAACAAGGACTATGTTGTGGTAACCTGGAAGCAGCCAGCGGTGGAAGGCAGCAGCTCCATCCTGGGGTACTACATCGACAG GTGTGAGGTGGGCACCCATCACTGGGCTCAGTGTAATGAAGTCCCAGTCAAGTACGCTCGCTTCCCTGTCACAGGACTGGTGGAGGGGCGGTCTTACGTGTTTAGGGTGCGTGCCGTAAACAAGGCCGGAGTCAGCCATCCATCCCGCGTCTCTGAGGCCGTGGTAGCCATGGATCCCTCTGACAGAGCACGCCTCAGAG ctGGACCCTCAGCTCCTTGGACTGGAATGATCAAGTTCACAGAGGAGGATCCGACAG TTGGTGTAGTCCCAGGAGAACCAACTGATGTTGTGGTTACTGAGGCAACTAAAAGTTATGTGGTACTTGCCTGGAAGCCTCCAGCCCAGAGGGGTCACGAAGGAGTCATGTATTACAttgagaag CGTATTTCTGGCACTGACACCTGGCAGAGGGTGAACACTGGTATGCCAGTCAAATCTCCTCGCTTTGCCCTGTTTGACCTGGCGGAGGGTAAATCTTACAGCTTCCGTGTACGTTGCTGCAACTCTGCCGGCGTGGGTGAAGCCTCTGAATCCACAGGAGAAGTCATAGTTGGAGATAAACTGG ACCTGCCATCAGCTCCAGGCAACCTGGTTGCCACCAGGAACACTGACACGTCTGTGGTGGTTTCCTGGGGGGCCTCCAAGGATGTGCAACACTTGGTGGGCTACTATATTGAATGCAGTGTGGTGGGCACAGATGTCTGGATGCCTTGCAACAATAAGCCTGTTAGGCAGACCAG gtTTGTGTGTCATGGCCTGATTACTGGTGCAAACTACGTGTTTAAAGTGAAGGCAGTAAATGCTGCTGGATACAGCCAGAGCTCCCCCAATTCTGATGCTGTAGTTGTACAGGCTGCCATCT CCGTACCTGGTAAGCCCACCGGTGTGACCCTGCTGGAGGCCTTCAAGGACTACATGGTCCTGGGCTGGAACGCGCCTGCTAACAACGGAGGAGCTGACATCAGGGGCTATTTTGTAGACTACAGAACCGTAAAGGGAGGCGTTGCTGGAAAATGGCATGAAATGAACCACCAGGCACTGACTACAACTTCCTATAAA GCGGAGAACCTGAAGGAGAGGCTCTTTTATCAGTTTCAAGTCCGAGCAGTGAACATGGCTGGTGTGAGTAAACCCTCTCTGCCCAGTGCACCTCTGGAGTGCAAAGAGTGGACCATTACTGTCCCAG GTGTTCCTGTTGGTCTTCATGTACTGGAGGTCCGTGACACCTCTGTGGTGGTCCTGTGGGAGCCACCGGTGTTTGATGGTCGCTCTCCTGTCAATGGCTACTACTTGGACGTCAAGGAGGCCTCTGCTGGTGAGGAATGCTGGAAAGGTGTTCATGAAAAGGTCAACAAGATGAAATACATGAAG GTGACTGGACTGAAGGGTGGCGCATCCTATGTGTTCCACGTGCGTGCTCAAAATCTTGCTGGAGTTGGAAAGCCCTCTGCAGTCTTAGGTCCAATCCTGGCCCAGACTCGCCCTG GCACCAAAGAGATTTACGTGGATGTTGATGATGACGGTGTGATTTCCATGGTCTTTGAGTGCTCTGAGATGATGGAGGGCTCTGAGTTTGTTTGGTCCAAGAACTACAAAGAGATCACAGACACCTCTCGTCTGACTATTATCAGTGAACGGGGCAA ATCCAGAGCTATCTTCAACAGTCCCTCTCTGGAGGATCTGGGCACCTTCTCCTGTGTAGTCACCAACACTGACGGCATTTCCTCCAGCTACACGCTCACTGAGGAGG GTCTCAAGCGTCTTCTGGACATCAGCCATGATCACAAGTTCCCTG TTATTCCCTTTAAGAACGAAATGGCTATGGAGCTGCTCGAGAAGGGTCGCGTGCGATTCTGGACTCAGGTGGAGAAATGCACTTCTGACTGCCAAGTGGAGTATGTCTTCAACGATGTTATCATTTCTCAGGGAAAG AAATACACAATGAACTTCGACAAGTCCACCGGTATTATTGAAATGTTCATGGACTCTTTGGAAGTCACAGATGAGGGGACGTTCACCTTTAACCTGGTGGATGGCAAAGCTAAGGGTACAACCAGTCTGGTGCTAATTGGAGATG AATTCAGGGAGCTTCAAAAGAAGTCAGAATTTGCAAGGGCAGAATGGGTCAGGAAACAAG gtCCTCACTTTGTCGAGTACCTTGACTTCAGTGTTACCCCTGAATGTGATGTACTGCTGAAATGCAAG ATTGGAAATGTCAGACCAGAGACTGAGATCACTTGGTCTAAGGACTGCATTGAGATTGCAGAGGATGATGAGGATGCTAAGAAAATCGAGAGACAGGACGGCGAGCTGACCTTTAATATCGGAAAG TGGGTTATTAagcaagagaaaaagaaagaaaaaaagagaaaaccacCTGCAGAGGACGTTCCCCCGCCACCAAGACCTAAA ATCTCCAAGCACGACGCGGGTGTTTACGAGGTCTTCCTGAGGGATGAGAGAGGCAAAGATAAGAGCACCTTCAATCTGACAGATGCAG GATACCAAGCTGTAATGAATGAGCTGTTCAGGGTTATTG CTAACTCTTCCAGCGAAATCAAAGTTCTCAGTACCGAGCATGGCATCGTCCTCTACTCCACGGTCACATATTACCATGAGGACCTGCGTGTTGGTTGGCTCCACAA AGACGGCAAAATTGCTGCTTCAGAGAGAGTTAAGTCCGGAGTCACAGGAGACCAGCTTTGGCTTAAGATCAATGAGCCTACTGAGAAGGACAAGGGCAAATACAGCATGGACATCTTTGATGGCAAGGACGGTGTAAAGAGAGCCTTTGATCTGACTGGCCAGG CATGGGAAGAGGCATTTGAAGAATTCCAAAGGCTCAA AGCTGCAGCAATCGCTGAGAGAA ACCGTGCTCGTGTTGTTGGAGGCTTGCCAGATGTGGTTGCAATCCAAGAGGGCAAG TCCCTGAACCTGACTGGCAATGTTTGGGGCGAGCCTGTACCTGAGGTGTCCTGGACGAAGAACGAAAAGGAGCTGGTATCTGATGACCACTACAAACTCAAGTTCGAGCACAACAAGTTCGCCAGTATCACAATCGCCGCCGTCACCACGGCTGACTCTGGCAAATACGCCCTTGTGGTGAAGAACAAGTATGGCACAGAGGCCGGCGAGTTCACCGTCAGCGTGTACAacccagaggaagaggagagcaaggaggagaagaaagacTAA